Below is a window of Candidatus Methylomirabilota bacterium DNA.
ATGTTCCACGCGTCCTGAATCGGGGTAGAAAAGGGATGCGTAGCCCAGCGGATGCGCTGACATAGGGGCTCAGCCCCTCGCAGCTATCATGGAACGATGCCGACCCGTATAGTACGCGACACCTGCGTTGGGGATATGGTTGACAAGTGTGTGAATCGAATGTGACTTGGGAAGCGATTGCCGCATCGACGTTCGGCCTTTGGGAGACCACGGCCCCAGTGGTATTGTAATCATGCGAGGTGATTGTCATGACAACAACTGAGACCATTGTCCAACGCCTGAAGTCGCTGCCTGCATCTGCTCAGCGGGAAGTGCTGGATTTCGTAGAGTTTCTCCAATCTCGCCGACAGGAACACACTGTACGGAAGGACGAAGTCGCGTGGTCGGCGTTTTCCCTGGACTCGGCCATAAGGGGGATGGAGGAGGAAGAAACGCCGTACACTCTCGCTGATATCAGGGAAGCCTTTCGATGACGCGATTGTGACATGGCCAGTGGACCCATGGTGCGAGGAGGTGAAAGACAATGACGGCATTGAAACCACGTTACAGCAAAGAAGACTTTGCTCGGCGGGGGCAGGCAATCTACGAACGCGATATTTGCCCTCACATCAAGGCCAGCGACCAGGGGAAGTTCGTAGCCATTGATATCGAGACGGGCACATATGAGATAGACAGGGATGACTATACAGCGACTGAACGCCTGCTGGCCCGTTCCCCCACCGCGCAAATCTGGCTGCTCCGAGTTGGGCATCGTGCGGCCTACCGCATCGGAGGACGTCCGGTGCGCGAGGCCCTATGATCACCGGCGTGGTGAACGCGCATCGTGAAGCGACGATCCGCCTGCCCCTGCAAGCAGCCGATGGGCAGGACCAGGAGATCGAGGCAATTCTCGATACGGGGTTTAATGGTTCTCTGACGCTCCCTCCTGCCGTCATCGCTGCTCTTGGACTGCCGTGGCGGACCCGTGGCCTCGTGATCCTTGCCAACGGCACCGAAGACCAATGCGATATCTTTGCGGCAGCCATCCTATGGGATGGGGTACCGCGAAATATTCTGGTCGAAGCCGCCGAGACAGACCCGCTCGTGGGTATGGCTTTGCTCTACGGTCATGACGTGCGCATGCACGTGGTGGAGGGTGGCAGTGTCACCATTCAAGTACTGCCATAAGCAACTCCAGGTGGACCAGCCTAACCCGCGCGTCAGACACGGACCCGCGGCAA
It encodes the following:
- a CDS encoding DUF2281 domain-containing protein, whose protein sequence is MTTTETIVQRLKSLPASAQREVLDFVEFLQSRRQEHTVRKDEVAWSAFSLDSAIRGMEEEETPYTLADIREAFR
- a CDS encoding clan AA aspartic protease, giving the protein MITGVVNAHREATIRLPLQAADGQDQEIEAILDTGFNGSLTLPPAVIAALGLPWRTRGLVILANGTEDQCDIFAAAILWDGVPRNILVEAAETDPLVGMALLYGHDVRMHVVEGGSVTIQVLP